A window from Primulina huaijiensis isolate GDHJ02 chromosome 13, ASM1229523v2, whole genome shotgun sequence encodes these proteins:
- the LOC140991024 gene encoding AP2/ERF and B3 domain-containing transcription factor At1g50680-like, with the protein MTHLAFHVATFLVSSLNDTRFIMEEQQISLVVTSNAPAPVSDSDSSIYQYYPVEYATLYDASCLKPGVVNQQNGYWGAYLCANNEHIWLGSFETEEEAAFMAHKTASIEFCDVDWGTTPPQFWSQLSTGEVINMTMDSSYDTNFPNNLMAQVEEKPDSAALPDTSGYNLRRLFMKVLTPSDAGKLNRLVIPKRYAVRHFPKICEDEGVNEDVEVMFFDMSMKIWKFRYCYWNSSQSYVFTRGWNGFLKEKCLKPKDMVIFWAYERSDGMDDVGKLYVIDVLYNNNAGDVTDNGGPSEMLMGQAGDGGLHGNEEIGRIDAQHGGFEEKGVKLFGVNII; encoded by the exons ATGACTCATTTGGCGTTCCACGTCGCAACCTTCTTGGTCTCTAGTTTGAATGACACCAG ATTCATCATGGAAGAACAGCAAATTTCATTGGTTGTTACATCAAACGCTCCTGCTCCTGTTTCTGACTCAGACAGCAGCATTTACCAGTACTATCCAGTTGAGTATGCGACACTATATGATGCCTCCTGTTTGAAGCCAGGCGTGGTAAATCAACAGAATGGGTACTGGGGTGCATACTTATGTGCCAACAATGAACACATTTGGCTTGGATCTTTTGAAACCGAGGAGGAAGCTGCATTTATGGCTCACAAAACGGCATCCATCGAGTTTTGTGACGTAGACTGGGGTACTACACCACCACAGTTCTGGAGTCAGCTCTCCACTGGTGAAGTCATCAACATGACCATGGACAGCTCATATGATACAAACTTTCCGAATAATTTGATGGCTCAAGTTGAGGAAAAGCCTGATTCGGCAGCTTTGCCCGATACCTCAggctacaatttgcgacgacTTTTCATGAAGGTGCTCACACCTAGCGATGCGGGTAAGCTTAACCGTCTTGTGATTCCAAAAAGGTACGCCGTTAGGCATTTCCCTAAAATATGTGAAGATGAAGGCGTCAACGAAGATGTAGAGGTCATGTTTTTCGACATGTCCATGAAGATATGGAAGTTTCGGTACTGCTATTGGAATAGTAGCCAAAGCTACGTTTTTACCAGAGGCTGGAATGGCTTTTTGAAAGAAAAGTGTTTGAAACCAAAGGATATGGTTATTTTCTGGGCCTACGAGCGCAGCGACGGTATGGATGATGTTGGTAAACTGTATGTTATAGATGTGTTATATAACAACAATGCTGGAGATGTCACCGACAACGGTGGTCCGTCGGAAATGCTGATGGGGCAGGCTGGTGACGGTGGTCTGCATGGAAATGAAGAAATTGGGAGAATAGATGCACAGCATGGTGGTTTTGAAGAGAAGGGTGTCAAACTTTTTGGGGTGAATATTATTTGA